One part of the Algibacter sp. L1A34 genome encodes these proteins:
- a CDS encoding beta-N-acetylhexosaminidase: MKTFKILNIFLLFFIALSHAQVNIIPRPMEVSIGDGFYELNNKTAIVSDEISRNQADYLAAILDDAFGTKTKIKQKGRGIVLKINPEMKTSLGNEGYYLKSSKKQVLIEASSNTGLFYGIQSLRQLLPSDFEFSKQLHKKVLIPQVEITDKPRFGWRSFMLDESRHFKGSQVVKNLLDQMALLKMNVFHWHLTDDQGWRIKIKKYPNLTKVGGYREDTQSLRKSDERYGYPHQGFYTQEEIKDIIAYAEERQILIVPEIEMPGHAMAAIASYPWLGILGANTKVPEFFGKLDDSFNIADPKVYQFLTDVLEEVFELFPGNVVHIGGDEVMFDVWKNSEMIQNKIKEEGLSSPADLQIFFTNQMSSFMESKNHRMMGWNEILGANVHEWQEDADVEVEQKLAKSAIVHFWKGNVDLINEAVTNGYDIVNSLHSMTYLDYNYKNLPLSKAYSFDPIPEGVDEKYHDKILGSGCQMWSEWIPTVQQMNNHVFPRIAAYAEVGWTSKVNKDYEIFTKSLEDYKKRWEILGIEYYSDFK; this comes from the coding sequence ATGAAAACGTTTAAAATACTTAATATTTTTCTTCTTTTTTTTATCGCTTTAAGCCATGCTCAAGTTAACATTATACCGCGACCTATGGAGGTATCTATTGGAGATGGTTTTTACGAATTGAATAATAAAACGGCTATTGTCTCCGATGAAATATCTAGAAATCAAGCGGATTATTTAGCTGCTATTTTGGATGATGCTTTTGGGACTAAAACAAAGATTAAGCAAAAAGGAAGAGGTATTGTATTAAAAATAAATCCTGAAATGAAAACTTCTTTAGGAAATGAAGGGTACTATCTTAAATCTTCTAAAAAGCAGGTTTTAATTGAGGCATCATCAAATACAGGTTTGTTTTATGGCATTCAATCTTTGAGGCAATTATTACCTAGTGATTTTGAGTTTTCTAAGCAATTGCACAAAAAAGTATTAATTCCGCAAGTAGAAATTACAGATAAACCACGTTTTGGATGGCGTTCTTTTATGCTCGATGAGTCTCGACATTTTAAAGGTTCGCAAGTGGTTAAAAATTTATTAGACCAAATGGCGTTGCTTAAAATGAACGTGTTTCATTGGCATCTCACAGATGATCAAGGTTGGAGAATTAAGATTAAAAAATATCCTAATTTAACTAAAGTAGGCGGTTACAGAGAAGACACGCAATCTCTTAGAAAAAGTGATGAACGCTATGGATATCCGCATCAAGGTTTTTATACACAAGAAGAGATAAAAGATATTATTGCTTATGCTGAAGAAAGGCAAATTTTAATAGTTCCCGAGATAGAAATGCCAGGTCATGCCATGGCTGCGATTGCATCTTACCCTTGGTTAGGGATTTTGGGCGCGAATACTAAGGTTCCTGAGTTTTTTGGTAAGTTGGATGATTCTTTCAATATAGCCGATCCAAAAGTGTATCAATTTCTTACAGATGTTCTTGAAGAGGTATTTGAGCTTTTTCCTGGTAATGTTGTCCATATTGGTGGAGATGAGGTGATGTTTGATGTTTGGAAAAATTCAGAGATGATACAAAATAAAATAAAAGAAGAAGGTTTGTCTTCTCCTGCAGATCTTCAAATATTTTTCACCAACCAAATGTCAAGTTTTATGGAAAGTAAAAACCACAGAATGATGGGGTGGAATGAAATACTAGGCGCTAATGTACACGAATGGCAAGAAGATGCAGATGTGGAAGTGGAACAGAAATTAGCTAAATCTGCTATTGTGCACTTTTGGAAGGGAAATGTAGACCTTATTAATGAAGCGGTTACTAATGGTTACGATATTGTGAATTCATTACATTCCATGACTTATTTAGATTATAATTATAAGAATTTACCGCTTTCTAAAGCTTATTCTTTCGATCCTATTCCGGAAGGTGTAGATGAAAAATATCATGATAAAATTTTAGGTTCGGGTTGCCAAATGTGGAGTGAATGGATTCCTACGGTACAGCAAATGAACAACCATGTATTTCCTAGAATTGCTGCTTATGCAGAAGTAGGTTGGACTTCTAAAGTTAATAAAGATTATGAAATTTTTACAAAATCTCTCGAAGATTACAAAAAACGTTGGGAGATTTTAGGTATTGAATATTATAGTGATTTTAAATAA
- a CDS encoding LacI family DNA-binding transcriptional regulator codes for MKNTRITLKDLAKELNLSPSTISRALANNPAISDSTKKKVQKRAEELGFIPNSIASSFRKKKTQTIGVIVPRIDIHFHSLVISGIEEFAYNNGYNVTIFQSKDSLKREKEIVKILQNKMVDGVIVCLGIETKTCDHFKKINKLGIPLVFYDRVPTDFDANKIIINDFESAYLATEHLIKSGCKRIGHISGSQTTTIFKARLEGFKAALKKHHVPIEESLILFTNNLSYDEGVKCAEKYLKSDLKPDGIFCANDYTAVSVIQVFRKAEIKIPEDVAIVGFSNYPISKIIEPHLTTINDRAFQMGEAATKLLIRQIEEKDDSITSEIITLKTELIVRESSTRN; via the coding sequence ATGAAGAACACTAGAATAACCTTAAAAGATTTAGCTAAAGAATTAAACCTATCGCCCTCTACCATATCTAGAGCTTTAGCTAACAATCCTGCCATTAGTGATTCTACAAAAAAGAAGGTCCAAAAACGGGCTGAAGAATTAGGCTTTATACCTAACTCTATTGCTTCGAGTTTTAGAAAGAAAAAAACGCAAACCATTGGCGTTATAGTGCCTCGAATTGATATTCATTTTCATTCGTTAGTGATTAGTGGCATTGAAGAATTCGCATACAATAATGGTTATAATGTTACCATATTTCAATCTAAAGATTCCCTTAAAAGAGAAAAGGAAATTGTAAAAATTCTTCAAAACAAAATGGTCGATGGCGTTATTGTATGTTTAGGTATAGAAACCAAAACTTGCGATCATTTTAAAAAAATAAATAAACTTGGTATTCCGCTTGTATTTTATGACCGCGTACCAACTGATTTTGATGCGAACAAAATAATTATAAACGATTTTGAATCGGCGTATTTAGCTACTGAACATCTCATAAAAAGTGGATGTAAACGTATTGGACACATTTCTGGCAGCCAAACCACCACTATTTTTAAAGCTCGTTTAGAAGGATTCAAAGCTGCTCTTAAAAAACATCATGTTCCTATAGAAGAGTCTTTAATATTATTTACGAATAACCTGAGCTATGACGAAGGTGTAAAATGTGCCGAAAAATACTTGAAAAGCGACCTAAAACCAGACGGCATTTTTTGTGCTAACGATTATACAGCCGTAAGTGTCATTCAAGTATTTAGAAAAGCTGAAATAAAGATCCCTGAAGATGTTGCTATTGTGGGCTTTAGTAATTATCCTATTTCTAAAATTATAGAACCTCATTTAACAACCATTAATGACCGCGCTTTTCAAATGGGAGAAGCCGCAACAAAATTATTAATTCGTCAAATTGAGGAAAAAGATGACTCTATAACATCTGAAATTATCACCCTGAAAACAGAATTGATTGTACGCGAATCTAGTACTCGAAATTAA
- a CDS encoding T9SS type A sorting domain-containing protein, translating to MKRTLFLTCLIVLTFAFEASALRSMYVNGFASILGDETAENNLLSYAQTNGIEKLLLYDLHIVNSSHNLSNVSSNQILADFISKAKTNYGVLSVGAVAENAWFFTNVINTYNNSRTNATDKFDVYNLEFEYWGDSAVGPGGYYCSTYLGSTEYPCSNDGAFKFVLSILDDMRSLAHNNSHPITTEAYLGWPTTAQAEELGDHLDELLLHAYVANPNTSFSYAKDRLIDFANGTPGLDVSIIFSSEPNFMQNWLLSNSMSAAEDIFTTDWMNASSAWTNNINLTGFTYFAYSFNENVTLSTGVQDVADNVMVYPNPVKNTLYIENLNNVKSIMVYNNMGQLVMETKAEEIDFTQFNKGLYFLKMDTGKGVETKKILKN from the coding sequence ATGAAGAGAACATTATTTTTAACTTGTCTAATAGTATTAACATTTGCTTTTGAAGCAAGTGCACTTCGATCCATGTACGTTAATGGTTTTGCATCTATTTTGGGAGATGAAACCGCCGAGAACAATTTATTGTCTTACGCACAAACTAATGGAATAGAAAAATTATTATTGTATGATCTTCATATTGTAAATAGTAGCCATAACTTATCAAATGTTTCATCAAATCAGATTTTAGCAGACTTTATATCTAAGGCTAAAACAAATTATGGCGTGCTTTCGGTTGGTGCTGTAGCAGAAAACGCTTGGTTTTTTACCAATGTAATAAACACTTATAATAATAGTAGAACCAATGCTACTGATAAATTTGATGTTTATAATTTAGAATTTGAATATTGGGGAGATAGTGCAGTTGGTCCAGGAGGATATTACTGTAGTACGTATTTGGGATCAACGGAATACCCTTGTTCTAACGATGGTGCCTTTAAGTTTGTACTTTCAATTTTAGATGATATGAGAAGCTTGGCGCATAATAACTCTCATCCTATTACTACAGAAGCTTATTTAGGGTGGCCAACAACAGCTCAAGCAGAAGAATTAGGTGATCATTTAGATGAATTACTTTTACATGCCTATGTTGCTAATCCTAATACGAGTTTTAGTTATGCGAAAGACAGACTGATTGATTTTGCTAATGGTACACCAGGTTTAGATGTGTCGATTATTTTTTCATCAGAGCCAAATTTTATGCAAAATTGGCTGCTTAGTAACTCTATGAGTGCTGCGGAAGATATTTTTACAACAGATTGGATGAATGCATCGTCGGCATGGACTAATAACATAAATTTAACCGGATTCACTTATTTTGCTTATAGTTTTAATGAAAATGTAACGCTGTCAACAGGTGTACAAGATGTTGCAGATAATGTGATGGTTTATCCTAATCCTGTTAAAAACACGCTTTATATTGAAAATCTTAACAATGTAAAAAGTATAATGGTTTACAATAATATGGGGCAATTGGTTATGGAAACTAAGGCTGAAGAAATTGATTTTACTCAGTTTAATAAGGGACTGTATTTTTTGAAAATGGATACAGGTAAAGGAGTAGAAACAAAAAAAATATTAAAAAATTAG
- the nagB gene encoding glucosamine-6-phosphate deaminase, translating to MLQSSIDKSTDFEKRFESAGSIVFENSDTASKAVAKEIADLIRVKQAQKQPCILGLATGSSPKGLYAELVSLHKEEGLSFKNVISFNLDEYYPMEPDSINSYVRFMKELLFNHVDILPENYHIPDGTLSKDDIAAYCSQYEAKIEALGGIDLQILGIGGNGHIGFNESGSLQNSKTRLVALDHITRVAASGDFSGLNNTPRTAITLGVKKIMEAKRVVLMAWGEGKSNIAKQSIEGPVTNLVPASFLQEHNNATFVLDKEAASKLTRINTPWLVEKITWTDKLIRKAVLGLALHLKKPILMLTDADYIENGMSDLLADSGPAYDINIKIFNKLQNTITGWPGGKPNADDSKRPERAEPAKKRVLIFSPHPDDDIISMGGTFKRLHEQGHEVHIGYQTSGNIAVADDEALRFASFVCDYNDKFGIKSPEAENIYKKAVAFLKNKKASEIDIPEVRYIKGLIRKGEAESTSYFIGLNDAQIHFMELPFYETGTIEKNPLGEEDIQITMDLIEKIKPHQIFAAGDLADPHGTHKVCLDAIFKAVKQLKPKKFMNDCWVWLYRGAWQEWGIDEIEMAIPMSPDQVLEKRKGIFKHQSQKDGVVFQGTDSREFWQRAEDRNRETADLYHQLGLSHYAAMEAFVRWEF from the coding sequence ATGTTACAAAGTAGTATAGATAAATCAACAGATTTTGAAAAAAGGTTTGAAAGTGCGGGTTCTATAGTTTTTGAAAATTCAGACACAGCGTCTAAAGCTGTAGCGAAAGAAATTGCAGATCTCATACGTGTTAAACAAGCCCAAAAGCAACCATGTATTTTAGGTTTAGCTACAGGCTCGTCACCCAAAGGATTGTATGCCGAATTAGTGAGTTTACATAAAGAAGAAGGATTAAGCTTTAAAAACGTTATATCGTTCAATTTAGATGAATACTACCCGATGGAACCCGACTCTATAAACAGTTACGTGCGGTTTATGAAGGAGTTACTCTTTAATCATGTGGATATTTTACCTGAAAATTATCATATACCAGATGGGACTTTGTCAAAAGATGATATTGCTGCTTATTGTAGTCAATATGAAGCAAAAATAGAAGCTTTAGGCGGTATTGACTTACAAATATTGGGTATTGGAGGTAATGGACATATCGGATTTAACGAATCGGGGTCATTACAAAATTCAAAAACACGCCTAGTTGCTTTAGACCATATAACTAGAGTAGCGGCCAGTGGTGATTTTTCAGGATTAAACAATACACCAAGAACTGCTATTACCTTAGGCGTGAAAAAGATAATGGAAGCCAAGAGAGTGGTACTTATGGCTTGGGGAGAAGGCAAATCGAATATTGCAAAACAATCTATAGAAGGACCTGTAACCAATTTAGTGCCTGCTTCATTTTTACAAGAGCATAACAATGCGACTTTCGTTTTAGATAAAGAAGCCGCATCTAAGCTTACACGTATTAATACGCCTTGGCTTGTAGAAAAAATTACATGGACCGATAAGCTGATACGTAAAGCGGTATTAGGTTTAGCGCTTCATTTAAAGAAACCTATTTTAATGCTTACCGATGCCGATTATATTGAAAACGGTATGAGTGATTTATTGGCAGACTCAGGACCTGCTTACGATATAAACATTAAAATTTTCAATAAACTACAAAATACCATTACGGGTTGGCCTGGAGGTAAACCCAATGCAGATGATAGTAAACGCCCAGAACGCGCCGAACCAGCAAAAAAACGGGTGCTTATATTTAGTCCGCATCCCGATGATGATATCATTAGTATGGGAGGTACTTTTAAGCGTTTACACGAACAAGGTCACGAAGTGCATATTGGATACCAAACATCTGGAAATATAGCTGTGGCCGATGATGAAGCCTTACGTTTCGCAAGTTTTGTATGCGATTATAATGATAAATTCGGCATAAAAAGTCCAGAGGCCGAAAACATCTACAAAAAAGCGGTAGCCTTTCTTAAAAACAAAAAAGCAAGTGAAATAGATATTCCTGAGGTACGATACATTAAAGGCTTAATTAGAAAAGGAGAAGCCGAATCTACATCGTATTTTATTGGTCTTAACGATGCTCAAATTCATTTTATGGAATTACCATTTTATGAAACGGGTACTATAGAAAAAAATCCTTTAGGTGAAGAAGATATTCAAATAACCATGGATTTAATTGAAAAAATTAAGCCGCATCAAATATTTGCAGCGGGAGATTTAGCCGATCCACATGGCACGCACAAAGTATGTTTAGATGCTATTTTTAAAGCCGTAAAACAACTAAAACCTAAGAAGTTTATGAACGACTGTTGGGTTTGGTTATACCGTGGAGCATGGCAAGAATGGGGTATTGATGAAATTGAAATGGCGATACCTATGAGTCCAGATCAAGTTCTTGAAAAACGTAAAGGAATCTTTAAACATCAATCTCAAAAAGATGGAGTGGTGTTTCAAGGAACCGATAGTAGAGAGTTTTGGCAACGTGCAGAAGATAGAAACAGAGAAACTGCCGATTTATACCATCAATTAGGTTTATCGCACTACGCAGCTATGGAAGCTTTTGTGAGATGGGAATTCTAG
- a CDS encoding sugar MFS transporter, giving the protein MKTSSTQTSKNNNLVPIIIIASLFFIFGFVTWINGALIPFMKTINGLTDAQSYFVASASYISFVVMALPASWILNKIGYKKGMSLGLIIMAIGALVFIPAAEARTYWVFLIGIFIQGVGMTLLQTAANPYITILGPIESGAKRIAIMGIANKTAGALGSIIFGALLLSGIDEVNEKLSTVSIEEKGVLLDTMADSVFMPYLVMAIVLAVLGLLIRKAPLPQVEAEEIEEAKEGATSKTSIFQFPHLWLGVLTLFVYVGAEVIAGDTIIAYGISLGFPAADAKFFTTLTLFAMVCTYAIGVILIPKYLKQGTALKISATLGIIFSICILSTTGFLSVLFVAALGVANALVWPAVWPLTLEGLGKFTKTGSALLIMAISGGAIIPPLYGRIVDANKLELITSGVNEVEALATAATHSYWILIPCYALILFFAMWGHKYKSWSKK; this is encoded by the coding sequence ATGAAAACATCATCAACTCAAACTTCTAAAAATAACAACTTAGTTCCTATTATAATTATAGCCAGTTTATTTTTCATATTTGGTTTTGTTACATGGATTAATGGGGCGTTAATTCCTTTTATGAAAACCATTAATGGGTTAACGGATGCACAATCATATTTTGTGGCATCGGCATCATATATCTCATTTGTGGTTATGGCATTACCCGCTTCTTGGATTTTAAATAAAATAGGCTATAAAAAAGGGATGTCTTTAGGATTAATAATTATGGCTATTGGTGCTTTAGTTTTTATTCCAGCAGCTGAAGCAAGAACGTATTGGGTGTTTTTAATAGGTATTTTTATTCAAGGTGTCGGAATGACTTTATTACAAACGGCAGCCAATCCATATATTACCATTTTAGGTCCTATTGAAAGTGGAGCAAAACGTATTGCTATAATGGGGATTGCTAATAAAACAGCTGGTGCTTTAGGCTCCATCATATTTGGTGCTTTATTGCTTTCAGGAATTGACGAAGTAAATGAAAAACTAAGCACGGTATCAATAGAAGAAAAAGGAGTCCTTTTAGATACCATGGCAGACAGTGTTTTTATGCCTTATTTAGTAATGGCTATTGTACTTGCTGTGTTAGGATTGTTAATTAGAAAAGCGCCATTACCACAGGTAGAGGCCGAAGAAATAGAAGAGGCTAAAGAAGGAGCTACATCAAAAACAAGTATTTTCCAATTCCCACATTTATGGTTGGGTGTTTTAACGCTATTTGTTTATGTAGGGGCCGAAGTTATAGCAGGAGACACCATTATTGCCTATGGAATATCATTAGGGTTTCCAGCTGCCGATGCTAAGTTTTTTACCACTTTAACTTTGTTCGCTATGGTTTGTACTTATGCCATAGGTGTTATTTTAATTCCTAAATATTTAAAACAAGGCACAGCGCTTAAAATAAGTGCGACTTTAGGTATCATATTTAGTATTTGCATCTTATCAACAACGGGGTTTTTATCTGTTTTATTTGTAGCCGCTTTAGGTGTTGCTAATGCTCTAGTTTGGCCGGCGGTATGGCCATTAACATTGGAAGGTTTAGGGAAATTTACAAAAACAGGTTCTGCGCTATTAATTATGGCCATTTCAGGTGGCGCCATTATTCCTCCGTTATACGGAAGAATTGTGGATGCAAATAAACTGGAATTAATCACTAGCGGTGTTAATGAGGTTGAAGCTTTAGCAACAGCAGCAACGCATAGCTATTGGATATTAATACCGTGTTACGCTTTAATCTTGTTTTTTGCCATGTGGGGACACAAATATAAAAGTTGGTCAAAAAAATAA